The segment CTCATTTGAGTTATGAAAAGTCTCCCTTGGAAATTGTTACAGACCCCAGAGGAGGACACATCTAGAGAGACTGAGGCTTATAAGACTTTTGAAATCGGTATTTCCTTCACTCCAAGCCAGATACAGGTTCACGTGCCTAAGTGATTCTCCATTTTGTCAAACAGATGGAGAAGCAAAAACGAATCAATACATAGGTTGGGTTCCCTAGCAGAGCCTGGGACAGGGTTCCTCATCCAGGTAATttattgaagtgaaagtgaagtgaagtcgctcagtcgtgtccgactttgcaaccccatgaactgtagcctaccaggctcctggtccatgaattttccaggcaagagtactggggcaggttgccctttccttctccaggggatcttcccaacccagagatcgaactcgggtctccagcattgcaggcagacgctttaccatctgagccaccagggaagacacttTATTGAAGGGATGATGAACTCAGGAAAAGCCTAGAAGGGAGGGAGGCACGCAAGATAGGGAAGGAAGAAGACGTAAGCAAAGTGGTGTTTTGGGAAGACGCGAAGCTCAACCTGACCCCATGGAAAGCTCGGGAGTGTGAAAAACGGCACTCTAATTTCTGGGGTCTCGAGACGCCTGGCATTTTGAGCACCTGGGTCAGTCGGTTGCTGGCCCCTGGCTGCCCCCAGGCGGTGGGGAGGTGTATAACTTCTCAGCTATCTCCTAGACCGGCACTGCCAACTGTCTAAGGACCAAGGGCGTCCTTCTGATCTCAGGCCAGATAGGAGCCATAGGAGCTGCAGCCCCAGCAGCAGGAGAGAGGGTCTGGATGGAACTACAGCATCTTTCACAAACGCCCTTGCTAACTTGAACACGGACCCCTGCTCACAACTCTAGGACCAGCGTGATGGAGACTTTCAGGCAGACTGACCAACTGCAACCACACACAGGGCTCGCCGACAGTTTTGACTGTTGGGCTTGGTGCCTCCCTGTTTCTGCTACACCCACACAGGGTATCAGGGTATTTTTCCTTCCGTGGTACAGCTCTATCTACAtaacacaaacaaataaataaataagcatattTGGTTACTAAATAACATCCGTCCCTTGCCTCCAAACATAAAATTGTAGTTTCAACGAACAAATGTGAGatcagaaaataaactttgattGTGTTCTACTACATTAGAGTTCTACAAATCGGCATGTCCTTGGGAATCACCTAGTTTGGCCTGCTTATCTTACaagtaaagaaactgaggcccagagaagctaATCACCTTGCCCAAGGTTGGGTCACTCCATCAACAGAAGTCAATAAATGCAGGCAAATACATTCCTTCTGTGCTTCATGCTTTATTTCTCCTGAATACAAATTTCCGTGGCCAGTGAGGTAATCGATAGGGAATGGACCTGAGTCATGAGAAAATAAGTGCTGGGAGATGGAGACATGCGTTCGCAACCAAAGGATGACCCTCTGCAGAATGTTCTTCTCAAATAAAGCCCATTCTGATAAATAGGCTCCTATCACAGGCTTCCAGTAACCACTAAGCCCCATCTGTATGGACTGGCTTGAAGTCCATTGCAGGGGAGAACTATGAGACATGGAATTTCAAATTTGCAGAGGTGATGAAGGCCATTAGTTTCGGGTTACAATAGATCATGGGTCAAACAGCCCTGCTGGTCAAGTTTGATATGGCAACCTTGCTCCATCAAACACAAACACTCCGACAAAAAAAgacagcacacagcacacttTCAGATATCTCTAGACCCAGGTGACATATTTTTGTTCTGCTGGAGAAAATGGGATTACTTGGTTCTTTGAAATATGAACTGCTCTATGGGAACAATGCCTCTGACAAGTTTGGTGCTAAAAGCTaccaattcaaaaaaaaattaaaaataaaaaagctaccaATTCAGTTGTGGGGGACTTTTTACATGGCATCTCATTTCAGCTCTTACTCTAGAAATTGGTAGCAAACTAGGTTTCAGAAACTTTATAGAAAATTGTCTAGAGTTCATCTCATCATTAAGGGAAAGACTTGCTatagaaaggaaaagggagacaCTGGAGCAAGGGGGAAAGACTCCATTTCCAATTCAGTAAGCTCTCGGGTAGCCTTCTTCCATCAGCAATTCTGGAGGTCTAAGAGCTCCCAGGGACAAAAGTGGAAACACAGAGCAGCTAGGTACCAGCCCAGTGGCCTGATGAGGCCTTAGCCTCTCTTGGCAAGCAGATGGTTTGGGTTATTGTAACATTCACTTGTAGTTAGTATCCCAGCCCTTCATCACATCAGAGCGAAGTCAACACACCCCTGAAAGCTTTACTGCCAGAAAGACACGACCTAACACTGCAAACTAGAAGATCCCCACCAGAGGCTGGCACCATGGAAAACCACCCACTCAGCTGGGCAGAGGTTGCCTCTGCAAGAGCATGGTAAATATGCACAAGACTTCCAAGCAACTTCAGGAATAAGAGCTATCATTTACTCTGGATGCAATGCAATgtatatgcgtgcatgctaagtctctttagtcgtgtgcgaccgtatggactgtagccctccaggctcttctgtccatgggattctccaggcaagaatattggactgggttgtcatactctcctccaggggatcttcccaacccagggatcaaacctgtctcttacatctcccgcattggcaggcggcttctttaccactagcaccacctgggaagcccaatgcaaTGCATACCATTTTGATATAGAGCCTAGAAATTTCCCAGGTTAGAGTAAGTCAGGGTCTATATACCATGCTGAGGCAAGCAGAGATGACCAGGCAAGGAGAACCTCGTGGTCTTCACAGTCCATGGTCCTCATGGTCCTGAGGAGTTGGGTCTCATCCAGGAACGAGATTAAGCCTCAGTCAGAAGATCCAATTGGGGTTCAATAAACACATCTCTGGTTCAGTCCAGCAAACATACAACACACAGGACCAAGATGGCTTCAGGTAAATGCACAGCTGGGCTGTCAATCAAGGGCCATCAGAAAAGAGTAACTTGGACTaaccgtggtggctcagtggtgaagaatctgcctgccaatgcaggaaacacagattcgAACTCTGACCCAGGAAGATTCCGCATAttccagagcaactaagcccgtgtgctacaAGTACTGAAAACCACATGCCTAGagccactcaccgcaactagagaatagccctgctcgctgcaactacagGAAAGCCCACGCTGCAACAAgaacccagtacagccaaaaataataaacaaataaaattactttttaaaaaagagcaactCCTGTTCAATTGTGAACCTAAAACCCAAGGAAGCTGAGTTAAGAGAAGCTGGTACCTCTTTCTCTCACAAATTATCCCTGGATGCTCCTGGCAGATAAGACAAAATATATCCCACCAAAGAGGTATTGATCAGACCCATGGAGACCCAtctgtagattttatttttacactaaATGGACCTTTCAAGGAATTTCTAACCCTCTGGATACTACCCAGGGGACCCAGGGAGAAGAAGGCAAGCAGACACGGGCTGAGTGTATACTGCATGCCAGACCAGGCATTAGATGTACAGACGTGTGAACCCAGGCATGACCAAATGGAGTTACTCCCCAGACACCAAAATAATACATGCAATTATATCTAAGATGCTATTATGGGCAAGGTTGTCTTCTTTATTCCTTCCCACACTTCCCAAGTTTTCTCCAGTGAGCATGGATTGTTTCTATAATCAGAAAgtgtattattaaaataataacaataaggaGACAAGTCATCTCAATGCAGGGGGAATCCTGGGTACCTACACTGTAAAGGGAAGCCAAAAATGCAATTGTTCAGTTGATATCAGAGTCACCTTACATTTGAAAAGCTGCAAACCCACTTCACACACTCTGATGACACATTGGAAGTGCTTTCGATGTGATAAGCAGTTCTAAGtcctgaaaatataaaattaggaaaaaaaaaatcatgtcttaCAGGAAGGAGAGACTGAAATGGACAATGTATAAAAATTATCAGTGGTTAAAGAATGCAAGTATTAAATTAAATCTTCTCCAAGGTCCCTTTCAGCCTAAACACTTCATGATTCTAATGCAAGGGAAAGCATGCATAATGACTGTCCTATCGGAGTACGCCAAAGGCTGTCTAGAAGACGGGGAGGAAGAGATTAATTTAGATTATGATATGGGGAAAGGGGTTGGCAGTGGTTTCCTAGAGAAGGCCACAGAGATATTAGGGCTGGGTTTTAAAGGATGCATAGGATTTAAATAAATAGACATAGAGAGAGGTGAGAGATGTAAAGAAGACAGGCCCATGAGCAAAGGATGTGGGATCAATTCAGGAAACTgcaaggaactaaaaaaaaaacagctttcctGGGTATTTACTGTGGGCAGGCCCTGTTTTCAGCatgacagatgcagagaaagtgttTGATGAGACAAGATTCCTGCTCTCAACAAGCCCCCGATCCAGAAGGCTAAGAAATGGGCCATAAGCTCTCTGATGGCAAAGATCTGGTCTAGTACCATCCCTGATACATGGGAGGTGTTCTGTTTGATTAACAAAGGAATGGATGTGCTAGGCACTCACAGGACACGCTGGATACAAGATGCCTGCCTGGTACCCAGGCCACTCGACTCCTATCAGGGGTAAGGTGGGCAGCACAAGCTTCCTGGGCTAAGGTTAGTGGCATGAGCTAGACATGGAAGCCAAGCTGGTGGGTAAGGAGGGGGTGTTCAGGTAGCAGAACTGATACGGACATACTGTGAAAAGCGAACGCTTGACACATTTTGAGAGTGAAGAACCCCACAAACACAGCCGTTGCCCATGATCTAAAGCTGTTAGTGAGTCACAGTGAGGAAGAGTGGGCAGGGCCCTGGCCTGGAGTCATGGGAGCCAGCATCCAACCAAGGCCCAGGCAACACTCCCATGGGATGCTAAACAAAGCAAGGGGCCTGCTCTTGTACCAAGCACCTGCCCCGCACTAGCTCTCGGCATCCTTGGCCTCCGTAGATCAGTACAACGACTCTGAGTGGCAggcattattgtttttaattagaGTTGGAGAGAGTATAGTTAAGAAATTTGCCTTATACAAATTACAGATTATACAGGGAAGAGAGGGTATGGTTGGAATTCCAACTCAGATCTCTCCCCAAAGCCCCCATTCTTCACACACCTGCTCCTCCTGTGATAAGGAGTAATAAGATTAGCTATGGACCCACCGACCTGGGGCAAGAATTCCAAATATATGAGCTTGCTAAACCCTCCCCAAGCCATCTCTCTAAGGCCATGCGATGTGGATGACTAAGAGTTGTAGAATTGCCTCTAACAAGATCCCATTGTGGAGGGACCTTTCTTTcagtacaaaaagaaagaaatgcctcTCCTAAGAAATGTCAGGTTTAAGGtacacgcacgcatgcacacacacacacacacacacacactcacactatGGGAATCAGGTTAAAAATGCAAACTGGGGGGGCATTTGCATTCTTGAACTTGGAGGCGGATGAACCCCAATGTGATAAGCAGAAAAAAGACGTGAAACCGTCACGGGCTAGTTACAAGCAGTGGGATTGCCACCTGTCAGCAACAGTTAGCTGCTGAATCCAGCTGTGACCTCCACTCTAAGAAACCCCATCCCCGCGATGCTAGGCTTTCCCCCAGGGCTCCATACAGAGAAAGTAGCAACCTCCTCACTACCGTGACAGCATTACTCATCAACTGActagtctggtgggctgcaaacAGGGCAAGCAGCCTGGACAATAAAAACCTTCCTACTTCTCTTGATAATAACCCTGCCTTACATCTGCATCGTTGTCACAACACGCAAAAGGACTTTCATATATACCGTCCCACATGATTCGTTCTCCCCTGTGAGTTACAAAGTCACGGGTTACAATCAGATGTTCCATGAGCAAGTCAGTGCCGAGAAGGGTACAAAACACGACCTAGGGAATAAGCTTAAGAAATGATGGAGCTGGAATGCAAACTTAAGTCTTCCTACTTCTAATCTTAACTTCAACTCATCCAGTCATGACCAGACAAACACCCCCACGGCGAGCCCTCTCACCCTTTCCTTCCACACTAGGTCAGCTGGGCAGGCTCTGCCAAGTGGATACTGTTGAATCAAAATGCTCCTCTTCTTTCCCAGGAAGCAAAAGTATGTACCCATCTGAAGTCAGATGGtcctcctgcagctgctgctgctaagtcgcttcagtcgtgtctgactctgtgcgaccgcatagatggcagcccaccaggctcccccatccctgggattttccaggcaagaacactggagtgggttgtcatttccttctccaatgcatgaaagtgaaaagtgaaagtgaagtctctcaatcgtgtctgacgcttagcgatcccgtggactgcagcctaccagactcctctgtccaagtgattttccaggccagagtacaggagtggggtgccattgccttctccacagatggTCCTAGGTGAAGGCTAAGAATGTACCTGCCCAAGCATGAAGCATACCTGTTTACATGGCAATCAGAGTCCCACACACAGCTTCTGGGACTTTTAACCTCCACTGACAGTCTTTCCCTCTGCCTGAATCATGGCTCATTCGCTAATTAAAGGGTATTATGCACTTCATTGCTCACCAGCTAAGAACTTGGAATAAGGAAGCGTCTGCAAAAGCATTAGCCCTGGAGATGGCATTAGGTGcgctttacagaaaaagaaaaatgggaaaaatgatCCACTTGGGACAGTTCCTCCCCGACACTTTACTGGTCTACTAAGCCAGCCACAGCTCATAGAGGAGGAAGCCACCCAGCATAGGACAAACCCAGGGAGAGTCCAGCAAATGAACCAAAAGGAGAGGGGTACGGAGTACAGAGAATGAATGAGAGAGAAAGATGGTGAGCTGACTTCTCCCATAGCCACCTGTGAGGTCTCAGGCTCCTCTGGTGTACCCCCGGCCAAGGTCAAGTACACCTGGACCCCAGGCCAAGAGGCCAGGGTGAGTAGGAAGGATTAGCCTTCACTACAAGGTCCTGGAACAAACTTGACATCACGCCCCACCCTGGGAGCCTGGCTGCTCACTGTGACCAATGGGCGAAACAGATCAACGTCCCGCCTGGAGCGGGTGCCCTTTCAGACACTCTCCTGCCCTATTGGACACAATCCAGCCCTGAGACCCATCCCCTTTTCAATGCAGGGGGAACACTGAGGTCAGTCCAAGGAGGGGCACTCAACCTAGATCAGTCTTGAATCTGGTGAGGATGACAGATAATGACATGACACTTGACATTTATATCCACAGGCAGCTTCCCTATTGAAGTGAGAACCTGGCAAGGTCAAAGGCTCGGGTCAGGATTGAAGGCCTGATCTTTGGCCTCTTGGGACCCCAGGGACCCAAATGACAGGCTGAGTATGAAACAGCAGCCGGGGATCAGAGAACCTTTACTTCTAAATGGAACTTGGTCATGAGTTGAGAGGAAGTCACTAGGTGAACATGTGGTCATGTGGATGCTTGAGAGAACTTAGTCCAGAGGCTGCTACCCACCGCAGTGGCTCTGGtgccaccctctctctctctctactctCTGCATGTTCCATGCGTGTTCAGGCAGACAGAGGAACAGCTGAGTGTGTGTCTGAGCTGCGTGGTGCAGTGGAGAAGCTGAGCGTTGCCACGGCACTAGAAAGCACAGGGTGGATACAATGATGGTTTCAACCTCTAAGAATGAGGTTTTCCCCCCATCTCTCCCCAAGCCACATAAGACATCATTTGTGCATGACATGTTTTTGGATCCTGTTTGCTCCAATTTAGAAAGGCTTCCAGGACTGCtggtccctgcccccagctcagACCCGCTTCCTCTTCAGCTTCCATATACCACGGCCTGATTCTGCTGGGCTCTTTTGCACAATGTTTCAAACAAATCACACAGAACAACTCCACCAAGAAAGAGAGCTCTACAGGCAGCGAGAAGCagtaccctctccttccccgctCCCCAACACTCAAGCACTCTTGGCTTTTCTAGAGAAGACCAGAGACAGCCCACAGCAAGCACAGAGGCTGTGGGCAGAAATCGGCTGTAGTGTTAAAAGAAACTCACAGCAAGAGGCTGCTAAGGCAGTGGATCTGAGAGCGGGCAGGGAATGGATGTATCACGGAGCAAGGTAGGGCATGTCTTAATTAAGCAGAGGACCTCAGATGAGAGCTGACGACAGAGTCGGGTCTCTCTGCCATTTGCCACGCCAAACTTACGACTGCAATTTGGCTCAAGGTTCTGAGACTCAAAAGCTCTAAGGCAGCTTTGGGAGAAGCAACCACACTGGGCTTCCAGAGGGTCCCAAGGCCCCTGATGTCCCAGGCCCTCCTGGGAGCAAGGAGCTGTCAGCAGCAGCAATCAGACTTGTGGTGCCAAGTTCTGCCTAGCAGCCCACTAATTAGGCAGACACAGCTCTCCTCCCATCCTTTCTCTGCCCCTCCAGGAAGCCCCTGCCTGAAAGGGAGCCACCTCCCCTCCGCTTTTGCTCTTTACTCAGCTCCACACTCCTCCTCCAGGCTTTGGAATCTCACAGCTGCtcgccccctccccacaccactCCTCTCGTATCCACGTTGTTAAGCGATCATCATCATTGTACAGATAGCAAACTGAGCCTCTGAGTTTCCAGCTGAAACTCCCAGACCAGCCAGCCTGCAATGCTTTGCCCTCGCAGGCATCTCACAGACCATCCTGCCTCCATCTAAACCCTCCTCTCTGGGCCAAGCACCCTGGACATCTCTTTGCTTTTGACCTGCCAGCAGACCAGACAGAGACCCCGGGGTCCCTGGCCTCTCCTCTCCTGACATGGAGCTCAGAATCCGCACAGGAAAAGGCAGCAAAGAGACTTCCACACCTTTGCAGTATCACCTGCTCCAGCAAGCTCCCAAAGCCACTGGAAccagccaggctgcctggggccCCACACCCCCTTCTCTGGCAGCTTTAAGCTCCAGCCCAACCCACAGGATGCAGTGCCTGATGCTACTTccgagcagagagagagagggggaaaaaaaaatgccacctCGTCAATGACAAGCTGTTCCAATCACACAGCTCAGACACCAAGTGCCCTGGACCACGGACAGCTCAGGCCTCCTGCCTTTGGGTGGGTGGAAGGCAGCTCGGCACATCTCGGGGAGCCATCGCCCAAGGCCAGGCCCCCGCTCGCCCTGCACATCCGGCCAGACAACAGCGCCCATCCCAGCGGGCAGACACCTCCTGCCAGTTCCAACAACTCTGGCCAACTCCCCTCTTGGCCTTCAACCTGAGGCACGGCTCTCCCTCCTGCTCCAAAGCACAGAGAGACTTCAAACCAAGCCAGAGGCCACCAGCGTGGCACTTCTCCAAAGACCAAGCACAGAAAGGAACTGAATGCCAAGTACTCACGGTGGTGAAGTCCTGGTGGCCACACTCCTGCCCCTTGAACTTGCAGTAGAGCATCATATCCTTCAGGTCATGGCCCACGCGGTGCAGGAACTCCAGCATGCTGAACTGCTTGGGTTTGTAGTGCTTGAAGTTGGCCTTCTGCTGCAGGGCCTCCAGCACCGTGGGGTCGGCCAGGTGCGGGTCAGGGATCTGCAGGTTGACGTCCAGCAGCGCTAGCAGTTCCCCGGCGTGGTACAGGTCATTGGTGGTGAGCCTGGAGAAACGGAAGCCGTTGAGGTTGCAGAGGGTCACAGCCGGGAAGACCAGGCTTTGGGCCACCACCTCGTCCACCTTGGTGACGTGCTGATAAGAGAGGTAGTAGGACACCCTCTCCGAGCTCTCCACCAGCAGCAGGCCCAGGGAGCCCACGAAGGCCATGGCCCAGAGCACACGCCGGACGGTCAGTGGCCCGTAGACGAAGATGTGGCGGATGCCATGGAGGGTGGAGGTGTTGGCGAAGATCTGGATGCTAGAGGGCTGCAGGCTCCCCTCGCTGGGGCTCTCCTTGAGGtccatggggaccctgtgcaGTTCCGCAACTGGCTTCAGGTTGATCAGATTTCAGGGAAAGAGTTCCCAGTCCTCGGGGCTCTGCTTAAAGCTTGACGttcaagggagggaaggaaaagccAGCATCAGGCAGGGCAGCACCACCGGAGTTTATCCTGAAAGCCCAGCCGCACGCTGCCAGGGGTGagtgtttatatttaaaaaaaaaaaaaaaaaaaaccattcaaACTCTAGCTCCTGATTTTTTCCAGGCGATAAGGAGGGCTGGTTTTATTTAGGGAGACACCAAGGTGATGTGGAAGAGATGTGGGTGGGAAGGGAGAGCTTAGCCAATGGAAATAAAGTCCTCCCCCCTACACACGCCACTAGAGACAAGATTAAAAGCGAGAGCGAGGGAGAAAATGCTTAAAACAAGTCGCTCAGCAGCTCGGAGCCTGTTAACCAGTGCATAATGCCCCGTGTTCAGCATCCTGGGGATGTCAGGG is part of the Bubalus kerabau isolate K-KA32 ecotype Philippines breed swamp buffalo chromosome 4, PCC_UOA_SB_1v2, whole genome shotgun sequence genome and harbors:
- the LOC129649625 gene encoding acid-sensing ion channel 2-like isoform X2, whose amino-acid sequence is MDLKESPSEGSLQPSSIQIFANTSTLHGIRHIFVYGPLTVRRVLWAMAFVGSLGLLLVESSERVSYYLSYQHVTKVDEVVAQSLVFPAVTLCNLNGFRFSRLTTNDLYHAGELLALLDVNLQIPDPHLADPTVLEALQQKANFKHYKPKQFSMLEFLHRVGHDLKDMMLYCKFKGQECGHQDFTTNGDKIERPFPKERTSTHLNCQDHERIRSGHRSEETEEIYNN
- the LOC129649625 gene encoding acid-sensing ion channel 2-like isoform X3, with product MDLKESPSEGSLQPSSIQIFANTSTLHGIRHIFVYGPLTVRRVLWAMAFVGSLGLLLVESSERVSYYLSYQHVTKVDEVVAQSLVFPAVTLCNLNGFRFSRLTTNDLYHAGELLALLDVNLQIPDPHLADPTVLEALQQKANFKHYKPKQFSMLEFLHRVGHDLKDMMLYCKFKGQECGHQDFTTVKTPKGKMLQANASDIRVEKSSHLLSVMPGLQ
- the LOC129649625 gene encoding acid-sensing ion channel 2-like isoform X1; the protein is MDLKESPSEGSLQPSSIQIFANTSTLHGIRHIFVYGPLTVRRVLWAMAFVGSLGLLLVESSERVSYYLSYQHVTKVDEVVAQSLVFPAVTLCNLNGFRFSRLTTNDLYHAGELLALLDVNLQIPDPHLADPTVLEALQQKANFKHYKPKQFSMLEFLHRVGHDLKDMMLYCKFKGQECGHQDFTTRWEDFYSPVKVPTTWHFLWEALWIPLLQGSVLFSLLGALTSLTYMFG